The following are encoded together in the Oncorhynchus gorbuscha isolate QuinsamMale2020 ecotype Even-year linkage group LG03, OgorEven_v1.0, whole genome shotgun sequence genome:
- the LOC124022612 gene encoding proteoglycan 4-like, producing MASMQDGLNFTSPTYGKVLLLGAIAAASAFIVTILIVVLCVGCQRKGKTHNVSSESGKHRLMDMSILRQSKLRSISKSDGEMNKLNCNGKKSSKKNRPSSKDLLPSRRSNSDLRSGGRTLPQIPSGTGEDGEHTYSEVGQRSSPKRGPDNNLYAIVGRAGETDTPAPPAVPANTPAPPDLDGDGLNEPLPEPEPMPQAMAHPQPPETTAEYACVRKLRKVDKAVPQKRDSGTDMGEAPLPPPRHAPPSHPAPPPPHPHSMKMPRKNVDAFKLPTFPKEAVFMGNGEQYIWKPPEDDDITMLQNKPLGPLSPHSGENIQPSTAMVAEMYSKVCKPGKKKRTVPGSPPANIGFRTLGRGDRDRERDGGFSVVVKPQTWAPQEGKPVGGASATLEDHCYESIETGEECDPTYEPMEGGGGWKRVGGTERPPNTCATLRPRRKKSHQPLQQQQPPPPPPTQQTPKLQHLPAKALLLPGENLYESIGELKQGGTANSSTTTIFTFNDGMEMYVTGL from the exons ATGGCCTCCATGCAGGACGGGCTGAACTTCACGTCTCCTACCTACGGCaaggtcctgctgctgggtgcCATCGCTGCTGCCTCAGCCTTCATCGTCACCATCCTCATCGTGGTGCTCTGTGTGGGCTGCCAGAG GAAGGGAAAGACGCATAATGTCTCCAGTGAAAGTGGGAAACACAGGTTGATGGACATG AGTATACTCAGGCAGTCAAAGCTGCGTTCCATCAGCAAGTCGGACGGTGAGATGAACAAGCTAAACTGCAATGGCAAAA AGTCATCTAAAAAGAACCGTCCGTCTAGCAAGGACCTCCTTCCCAGCCGCCGGTCCAACTCCGATCTCCGGTCAGGGGGAAGGACGCTACCCCAGATCCCCTCTGGCACCGGAGAGGACGGGGAGCACACCTACTCTGAGGTAGGTCAACGCTCCTCCCCGAAGCGTGGCCCTGATAACAACCTCTACGCCATAGTGGGCAGGGCCGGAGAGACCGACACCCCAGCCCCTCCGGCCGTCCCAGCCAACACCCCTGCCCCCCCTGATCTAGACGGGGATGGGTTGAATGAACCGCTCCCCGAGCCAGAGCCCATGCCCCAGGCTATGGCTCATCCACAACCCCCGGAGACGACTGCAGAGTACGCCTGCGTCCGGAAGCTCCGGAAGGTGGACAAGGCTGTCCCCCAGAAGAGAGACAGCGGGACCGATATGGGGGAGGCGCCGCTGCCGCCTCCCCGCCACGCCCCACCATCACACCCTGCCCCGCCTCCGCCACACCCTCACAGCATGAAGATGCCCCGGAAAAACGTGGATGCTTTCAAGCTGCCCACCTTCCCCAAG GAGGCAGTGTTCATGGGTAATGGCGAGCAGTACATATGGAAGCCTCCAGAGGACGATGACATCACCATGCTCCAAAACAAACCATTAGGCCCTCTGAGTCCTCACAGTGGAGAGAACATACAGCCTTCCACTGCTATG GTTGCAGAGATGTACTCCAAGGTATGCAAACCAGGCAAGAAGAAGAGAACTGTTCCTGGGTCTCCTCCAGCAAACATTGGCTTCCGGACCTTGGGGCGTGGTGACCGGGACCGGGAGCGAGATGGGGGATTCAGTGTGGTGGTCAAGCCACAGACCTGGGCCCCGCAAGAGGGGAAACCCGTCGGAGGAGCCTCTGCCACTCTGGAAGACCACTGTTATGAGTCCATCGAGACGGGGGAGGAGTGCGACCCCACTTATGAGCCTATggaaggtggtggtggttggaAGCGAGTTGGAGGAACCGAACGGCCTCCAAACACCTGCGCCACACTCAGGCCCAGGAGGAAGAAATCCCATCAGCccttgcagcagcagcagcctccCCCGCCGCCGCCCACACAGCAGACCCCCAAGTTACAGCACCTTCCAGCCAAAGCCCTGCTGCTGCCCGGGGAGAACCTGTACGAGAGCATTGGGGAACTGAAGCAGGGCGGAACTGCCAACTCCAGCACCACTACCATCTTCACCTTCAACGACGGCATGGAGATGTATGTCACTGGGCTCTAA
- the LOC124022628 gene encoding sodium/potassium-transporting ATPase subunit beta-1-interacting protein 3-like — protein sequence MGCCSGRCMLIFFCTLQLMTALERQALDFLGYQWAPIMVNFLHIIMVILCLFGTIQYRPRYVVLYLLWTLLWVAWNVFVSCLYLDLGGLSKESDLLSLGVSSHHSWWKDNSPGCDDRGLPATRWQSLESPELISALGCWLEYQYIEVLHCIVQVLISFLGFAYACYVVSIFTEEDSYYK from the exons ATGGGGTGCTGTTCAGGACGATGTATGCTGATCTTCTTCTGCACTCTCCAATTG ATGACAGCATTGGAGAGGCAGGCATTGGACTTCCTTGGATACCAGTGGGCTCCCATCATGGTCAACTTCCTGCACATAATTATGGTTATCCTCTGCCTCTTTGGCACCATTCAGTACAGACCACGCTATGTTGTTCTA TACCTGCTGTGGACATTACTATGGGTGGCATGGAATGTCTTTGTGAGCTGTCTCTACTTGGACCTGGGAGGCCTTTCCAAG GAGAGCGACCTGCTTTCTCTGGGTGTATCCTCACACCATTCATGGTGGAAAGACAACAGTCCAGGCTGTGATGACAGGGGCCTTcctgccactagatggcagagtCTGGAGAGCCCAGAACTCATCTCTGCTCTGGGATGCTGGCTGGAATATCAATACATAGAGGTTCTACACTGCATTGTACAAGTCCTAATCTct TTCTTGGGATTTGCCTACGCCTGCTATGTGGTCAGCATCTTCACAGAGGAGGACAGCT ACTATAAGTAA